From Acinetobacter suaedae, one genomic window encodes:
- the rpmF gene encoding 50S ribosomal protein L32 — translation MAVQQNRKSRSRRDMRRSHDALTENALSVDQTTGETHRRHHVTKDGIYRGRQLFAKAADAE, via the coding sequence ATGGCCGTTCAGCAAAACCGTAAAAGTCGCTCTCGCCGTGACATGCGCCGTTCACATGACGCTTTAACCGAGAATGCATTATCTGTAGACCAAACTACTGGTGAAACTCACCGTCGTCACCACGTGACTAAAGACGGTATTTACCGTGGTCGTCAATTATTCGCTAAAGCAGCTGATGCTGAATAA